From a region of the Lactuca sativa cultivar Salinas chromosome 4, Lsat_Salinas_v11, whole genome shotgun sequence genome:
- the LOC128125905 gene encoding uncharacterized protein LOC128125905 isoform X2 → MDEVLVQTTKSRRIRMVERKTRKRSVDKPKTKHLEARHTMDSKEKKKRSVTLIRDHSKEYLSNLTVEFDQFGRAIGPNRFKFTSYRGVTTRKMISILIDSWDLMDQCDKDQLWLNIKNYWHIRDDNHKAQVLRDCNTQWKAYKSALLKLWEKGVNPVKEYSYLDKAMWKKFIVVKSTEEFEELRRKGREAANKNKNHPRLGPSRYRGNESKWDEEATSGVTIKGHNISSKRARNFLYARRKCNASGQLFITPETEPLADKIIQKDILLSQGVLELGPRSDLLAEVLGREHSGRTRAVGHNIGLKQSMIYKRKKKEHELPDVEQMQEKLETRMLNSNFYDKIKDRLMTEMSEQLVPIVVAALKQDKTTDMAEDTNFSL, encoded by the exons ATGGATGAGGTACTAGTGCAAACAACCAAGAGCAGGAGGATCCGTATGGTAGAAAGAAAAACCAGAAAAAGAAGTGTTGATAAACCCAAAACGAAACATCTTGAAGCAAG GCATACAATGGACagtaaagaaaagaaaaagagaagTGTGACATTGATCAGAGATCATTCCAAAGAATATCTATCAAATTTAACAGTTGAGTTTGATCAATTCGGTAGAGCTATTGGACCTAACCGCTTTAAGTTCACCAGTTATCGTGGAGTGACTACGAGGAAGATGATTTCTATCCTTATAGATAGTTGGGATTTAATGGATCAATGTGACAAGGATCAATTGTGGTTGAACATAAAG AATTATTGGCATATACGAGATGATAATCATAAAGCACAAGTACTTAGAGATTGCAACACGCAATGGAAGGCCTACAAGTCGGCGCTTCTTAAGTTGTGGGAAAAAGGTGTCAATCCAGTAAAAGAATACTCGTACCTTGACAAAGCAATGTGGAAAAAGTTTATTGTTGTAAAATCCACGGAAGAATTTGAG GAATTAAGAAGAAAAGGAAGGGAGGCAGCAAATAAAAACAAGAACCATCCTCGGTTGGGCCCAAGCAGGTATCGTGGTAATGAAAGCAAATGGGATGAAGAGGCAACATCTGGTGTAACAATAAAAGGCCACAATATATCAAGCAAGCGGGCAAGGAATTTTCTCTATGCCAGGAGAAAATGCAATGCATCGGGGCAGTTGTTTATAACGCCAGAGACCGAACCTCTAGCAGATAAGATT ATCCAAAAAGATATTCTGTTATCTCAAGGAGTGTTGGAGCTTGGACCTCGGTCTGATCTACTGGCGGAGGTACTAGGACGGGAACATTCCGGTCGCACGAGGGCAGTTGGTCATAATATCGGATTAAAGCAATCAAtgatttataaaagaaaaaagaaagaacaTGAGTTACCCGATGTTGAACAGATGCAAGAAAAGCTAGAGACGAGGATGTTGAATAGCAACTTTTATGACAAGATCAAAGATAGGTTGATGACTGAGATGTCGGAACAATTAGTACCGATAGTGGTTGCTGCGTTGAAGCAAGATAAGACAACTGATATGGCGGAAGACACAAATTTTTCTCTATAA
- the LOC128125905 gene encoding uncharacterized protein LOC128125905 isoform X1, giving the protein MIIFMLIFLSTGLRLYIGNLPSHMDEVLVQTTKSRRIRMVERKTRKRSVDKPKTKHLEARHTMDSKEKKKRSVTLIRDHSKEYLSNLTVEFDQFGRAIGPNRFKFTSYRGVTTRKMISILIDSWDLMDQCDKDQLWLNIKNYWHIRDDNHKAQVLRDCNTQWKAYKSALLKLWEKGVNPVKEYSYLDKAMWKKFIVVKSTEEFEELRRKGREAANKNKNHPRLGPSRYRGNESKWDEEATSGVTIKGHNISSKRARNFLYARRKCNASGQLFITPETEPLADKIIQKDILLSQGVLELGPRSDLLAEVLGREHSGRTRAVGHNIGLKQSMIYKRKKKEHELPDVEQMQEKLETRMLNSNFYDKIKDRLMTEMSEQLVPIVVAALKQDKTTDMAEDTNFSL; this is encoded by the exons ATGATCATTTTTATGCTCATTTTCTTATCAACAGGTCTGAGGTTATACATTGGAAATTTACCATCACATATGGATGAGGTACTAGTGCAAACAACCAAGAGCAGGAGGATCCGTATGGTAGAAAGAAAAACCAGAAAAAGAAGTGTTGATAAACCCAAAACGAAACATCTTGAAGCAAG GCATACAATGGACagtaaagaaaagaaaaagagaagTGTGACATTGATCAGAGATCATTCCAAAGAATATCTATCAAATTTAACAGTTGAGTTTGATCAATTCGGTAGAGCTATTGGACCTAACCGCTTTAAGTTCACCAGTTATCGTGGAGTGACTACGAGGAAGATGATTTCTATCCTTATAGATAGTTGGGATTTAATGGATCAATGTGACAAGGATCAATTGTGGTTGAACATAAAG AATTATTGGCATATACGAGATGATAATCATAAAGCACAAGTACTTAGAGATTGCAACACGCAATGGAAGGCCTACAAGTCGGCGCTTCTTAAGTTGTGGGAAAAAGGTGTCAATCCAGTAAAAGAATACTCGTACCTTGACAAAGCAATGTGGAAAAAGTTTATTGTTGTAAAATCCACGGAAGAATTTGAG GAATTAAGAAGAAAAGGAAGGGAGGCAGCAAATAAAAACAAGAACCATCCTCGGTTGGGCCCAAGCAGGTATCGTGGTAATGAAAGCAAATGGGATGAAGAGGCAACATCTGGTGTAACAATAAAAGGCCACAATATATCAAGCAAGCGGGCAAGGAATTTTCTCTATGCCAGGAGAAAATGCAATGCATCGGGGCAGTTGTTTATAACGCCAGAGACCGAACCTCTAGCAGATAAGATT ATCCAAAAAGATATTCTGTTATCTCAAGGAGTGTTGGAGCTTGGACCTCGGTCTGATCTACTGGCGGAGGTACTAGGACGGGAACATTCCGGTCGCACGAGGGCAGTTGGTCATAATATCGGATTAAAGCAATCAAtgatttataaaagaaaaaagaaagaacaTGAGTTACCCGATGTTGAACAGATGCAAGAAAAGCTAGAGACGAGGATGTTGAATAGCAACTTTTATGACAAGATCAAAGATAGGTTGATGACTGAGATGTCGGAACAATTAGTACCGATAGTGGTTGCTGCGTTGAAGCAAGATAAGACAACTGATATGGCGGAAGACACAAATTTTTCTCTATAA